In a single window of the Cupriavidus basilensis genome:
- a CDS encoding FMN-binding glutamate synthase family protein, which produces MLSRRYGAVWLTALALLVLAALAAGHRLSPAWLAVPVVLLLVGLHDIGQSRHSILRNYPIWGHLRFFFEFIRPEIRQYFIEDDTNEMPFSRQQRSLVYQRAKNEVDSRPFGTEIDVRLSGHEWISHSLAPTRIPSADFRITVGEGRAQPYSLSIFNVSAMSFGALSGNAIRSLNRGAKLGGFIHDTGEGSISPYHRAEGGDLIWEVASGYFGCRRPDGGFDPDKFAEQARSPQVKMIEVKLSQGAKPGHGGVLPAAKVTPEIAATRGIAMGEDCISPATHSEFSTPLGLLQFVDRLRTLSGGKPTGFKLCIGHPWEFFGIVKAMLESGILPDFIVVDGAEGGTGAAPLEFVDHIGVPLQEGLLLVHNTLVGVNLRDKIRVGASGKIITAFDVARTLATGADWCNSARGFMFALGCVQAQKCHTDRCPVGVATQDPVRQRAIVVPDKADRVASFHRQTLHALLEILQAAGLNHPGDLKPHHIVRRISPNEVRLMSELLKFLTPGDLINGNFRYQLYEKYWPLARSDSFSL; this is translated from the coding sequence ATGCTTTCTCGTCGTTACGGCGCGGTCTGGCTGACCGCGCTCGCTTTGCTGGTTCTTGCGGCGCTTGCCGCCGGGCACCGGCTTTCCCCCGCATGGCTGGCTGTGCCCGTTGTGCTGCTGCTGGTTGGCCTGCATGACATCGGCCAGTCGCGCCATTCCATCCTGCGCAACTATCCGATCTGGGGCCACCTGCGCTTCTTCTTCGAGTTCATCCGCCCGGAGATCCGCCAGTATTTCATCGAGGACGACACCAACGAGATGCCGTTCTCGCGCCAGCAGCGCAGCCTGGTCTACCAGCGTGCCAAGAACGAGGTCGACAGCCGGCCCTTCGGCACCGAGATCGATGTGCGCCTGTCTGGCCACGAGTGGATCAGCCACTCGCTGGCGCCGACCCGCATCCCTTCCGCCGACTTTCGCATTACCGTGGGCGAGGGCCGTGCGCAGCCTTACTCGCTGTCGATCTTCAACGTCTCGGCCATGAGCTTTGGCGCGTTGTCCGGCAATGCGATCCGCTCGCTCAATCGCGGCGCCAAGCTTGGCGGCTTTATCCACGATACCGGCGAAGGCTCCATCTCGCCGTATCACCGTGCCGAAGGCGGCGACCTGATCTGGGAGGTGGCCTCCGGCTACTTCGGCTGCCGCCGCCCGGACGGTGGCTTCGATCCCGACAAGTTCGCCGAGCAAGCGCGCTCGCCGCAGGTCAAGATGATCGAGGTCAAGCTCTCGCAAGGCGCCAAGCCGGGCCACGGCGGCGTGCTGCCGGCGGCCAAGGTGACGCCGGAGATTGCCGCCACGCGCGGCATCGCCATGGGCGAGGATTGCATCTCGCCCGCCACGCACAGCGAATTCTCCACGCCGCTGGGCTTGCTGCAGTTCGTCGACCGGCTGCGCACGCTGTCCGGTGGCAAGCCCACCGGCTTCAAGCTTTGCATCGGGCACCCGTGGGAATTCTTCGGCATCGTCAAGGCCATGCTGGAATCCGGCATCCTGCCGGACTTCATCGTGGTGGATGGCGCCGAAGGCGGCACCGGCGCGGCGCCGCTGGAGTTCGTCGACCATATCGGCGTACCGCTGCAGGAAGGCCTGCTGCTGGTGCACAACACGCTGGTGGGCGTGAACCTGCGCGACAAGATCCGCGTTGGCGCGAGTGGCAAGATCATCACGGCCTTTGACGTGGCGCGCACGCTGGCCACCGGCGCCGACTGGTGCAACTCGGCGCGCGGCTTCATGTTTGCGCTCGGGTGCGTGCAGGCGCAGAAGTGCCATACCGACCGCTGCCCCGTGGGCGTGGCCACGCAGGATCCGGTGCGCCAGCGCGCCATCGTGGTACCTGACAAAGCCGATCGCGTAGCCAGCTTCCACCGCCAGACGTTGCATGCACTGCTGGAAATCCTGCAGGCAGCTGGCCTGAATCATCCGGGCGATCTCAAGCCGCACCATATCGTGCGGCGCATCTCGCCCAATGAAGTGCGGTTGATGTCCGAGCTGCTCAAGTTCCTCACGCCGGGGGACCTGATCAACGGGAATTTCCGCTACCAGCTGTACGAGAAGTACTGGCCGCTGGCGCGTTCCGACAGTTTCTCGTTGTAA
- a CDS encoding PepSY domain-containing protein, translating to MRTLSLPRALLPLLAALPLLLAAPAPAHADKDADRARAAVQSGEILPLTRILEAVSAQYTGDVIGVKLDRDDGVWQYEVKLLLASGSVAKLEYDARTATLLKAKGRDLEQARKKP from the coding sequence TTGCGCACCTTATCCCTGCCTCGCGCCCTGTTGCCGCTGCTAGCCGCCTTGCCGCTGCTGCTGGCGGCGCCGGCGCCCGCCCATGCCGACAAGGACGCCGACCGCGCCCGCGCCGCCGTCCAGTCGGGCGAGATCCTGCCGCTCACGCGCATCCTGGAGGCGGTGTCGGCGCAATACACGGGCGATGTGATCGGCGTCAAGCTCGACCGCGACGATGGCGTCTGGCAGTACGAAGTCAAGCTGCTGCTGGCAAGCGGCTCGGTGGCCAAGCTCGAGTACGACGCCAGGACCGCCACGCTGCTCAAAGCCAAGGGGCGCGATCTTGAGCAGGCCCGCAAGAAACCCTGA
- a CDS encoding helix-turn-helix domain-containing protein → MKTVPTYSLYGVNSNEPLLEQLHFESIPERSGVNDWEIKPHRHERFFQVLYVHQGGGRALLDDREYPLGARTVVTVPPRCVHGFRFTPDVDGIVITMTDHYLHTLLAGVPDALPLFERPYHDPFGDPAGGERDDATVLAGALELFRAEMNAVSLWRGAALSALLSLLLVGIARRACGAGATGAQPAGRTARHFQQFQQLVEARFRNHQDLADYASTLGISPTQLNRICQQLAGRSALQLIHSRLIVEAQRDLLYSDLDIKQIASTLGFADAAYFARFFAKHVGQAPSAFRQHGRARLPAPQAAR, encoded by the coding sequence ATGAAAACCGTCCCGACCTACTCTCTCTATGGGGTCAACTCCAACGAGCCCCTGCTGGAACAGCTGCATTTCGAGTCGATCCCGGAGCGCAGCGGCGTCAACGACTGGGAAATCAAGCCACACCGCCACGAACGCTTCTTCCAGGTGCTCTACGTGCACCAGGGCGGCGGCCGCGCGCTGCTCGACGACCGCGAGTACCCCTTGGGCGCGCGCACCGTGGTAACGGTGCCGCCGCGTTGCGTGCATGGTTTTCGGTTTACGCCGGACGTGGATGGCATCGTCATTACCATGACCGACCACTACCTGCACACGCTGCTGGCTGGCGTACCGGATGCGCTACCGTTGTTCGAGCGGCCCTACCATGACCCGTTCGGTGACCCGGCCGGCGGCGAGCGCGATGACGCCACCGTGCTTGCCGGGGCGCTGGAACTGTTCCGTGCGGAGATGAACGCAGTCTCGCTGTGGCGCGGTGCTGCCTTGTCGGCGCTGCTGTCCTTGTTGCTGGTGGGCATTGCCCGGCGCGCTTGCGGCGCGGGTGCAACCGGGGCGCAGCCGGCGGGCAGGACCGCACGCCATTTTCAGCAGTTCCAGCAACTGGTAGAGGCGCGTTTTCGGAACCACCAGGATCTGGCGGACTATGCCAGCACGCTCGGCATCTCGCCCACCCAGCTCAACCGGATCTGCCAGCAGCTTGCCGGCAGGAGCGCGCTGCAGCTGATCCATTCGCGCCTGATCGTGGAGGCGCAGCGCGACCTGCTCTATAGCGATCTCGACATCAAGCAGATCGCCTCGACGCTGGGCTTTGCGGACGCCGCGTATTTCGCGCGCTTCTTTGCGAAGCATGTTGGGCAGGCGCCCAGTGCATTCCGACAGCACGGGCGCGCCCGCCTGCCGGCGCCGCAAGCCGCGCGCTAG
- a CDS encoding sensor histidine kinase, whose protein sequence is MRQSLAIRLLAVAAVWLAAALGGTGWLLSTLFARHVNDTYVRQLDNQLTSLAAALDWSADGKLALTRAPADPRFELPYSGAYWQAQAPGATLRSRSLWDAEMPATVGNKVAGSHAEIRPGPNGQSLLVVSRPIVLASADTPVTLSVALDRTELRAARQAFNRLLGWSLTALGAGLLLAVAAQVKFGLAPLARLRQALATLQARRESRLGGTWPSEVVPLVTEINSLLARNASALERSRRQAADLAHAVKTPLAILANEAERLPGEAARAAASQVEAMRRQVDRHLARARAAGAASTRGARIDAGPAAGELARALTRLHSGREIDIQVEGDGHFAGDRQDLIEILGNLLDNACQWARSRVRVKLAEHGGMLEVTVEDDGPGMQAEARELATARYGRLDESAAGSGLGLAIVSEMAALYEGGLELGNSELGGLLARLRLPAGQP, encoded by the coding sequence ATGCGCCAGTCATTAGCCATCCGCCTGCTAGCGGTCGCGGCCGTCTGGCTGGCCGCCGCGCTCGGCGGCACCGGCTGGCTGCTCTCCACCCTGTTCGCGCGCCACGTCAACGATACCTATGTGCGCCAGCTCGACAATCAGCTCACCAGCCTCGCCGCCGCCTTGGACTGGAGCGCTGACGGCAAGCTCGCCCTGACCCGCGCCCCGGCCGACCCGCGCTTTGAGCTACCCTACTCGGGCGCCTACTGGCAGGCGCAGGCGCCGGGCGCCACGCTGCGCTCGCGCTCGCTCTGGGATGCCGAGATGCCCGCCACGGTGGGCAACAAGGTGGCAGGCAGCCATGCCGAGATCCGGCCCGGGCCCAACGGGCAATCGCTGCTGGTGGTGTCGCGCCCCATCGTGCTGGCGTCGGCCGATACGCCGGTGACGCTGTCGGTGGCCCTGGATCGCACCGAGCTGCGCGCCGCGCGCCAGGCCTTCAACCGGCTGCTGGGCTGGTCACTCACGGCGCTGGGCGCGGGCCTGCTGCTGGCGGTGGCGGCCCAGGTGAAGTTTGGCCTCGCGCCGCTGGCGCGGCTGCGCCAGGCTCTGGCTACCTTGCAGGCACGCCGCGAGAGCCGCCTGGGCGGCACGTGGCCGTCCGAGGTGGTGCCGCTGGTCACCGAGATCAATAGCTTGCTGGCGCGCAACGCCAGTGCGCTGGAGCGCTCGCGGCGCCAGGCCGCCGACCTCGCGCACGCCGTCAAGACGCCCCTGGCCATCCTCGCCAACGAAGCCGAGCGCCTGCCCGGCGAGGCAGCCCGCGCCGCCGCCAGCCAGGTCGAGGCCATGCGCCGGCAGGTGGACCGCCATCTGGCGCGCGCACGGGCGGCAGGGGCAGCGAGCACGCGCGGGGCGCGCATTGACGCCGGCCCCGCGGCAGGCGAGCTGGCACGCGCGCTGACCCGCCTGCACAGCGGCCGCGAGATCGATATCCAGGTAGAGGGCGACGGGCACTTCGCCGGCGACCGCCAGGACCTGATCGAGATCCTCGGCAACCTGCTCGACAACGCCTGCCAATGGGCGCGCTCGCGCGTTCGCGTGAAGCTCGCGGAGCACGGCGGCATGCTTGAGGTCACGGTCGAAGACGACGGGCCGGGCATGCAGGCCGAGGCCCGCGAACTGGCCACGGCACGGTATGGGCGGCTGGATGAGTCCGCTGCCGGCAGTGGACTGGGCTTGGCCATCGTCAGCGAGATGGCGGCCCTTTATGAGGGTGGGTTGGAGCTAGGCAACAGCGAACTGGGCGGATTGCTGGCTCGCCTGCGCCTGCCGGCTGGCCAGCCGTAA
- a CDS encoding cyclase family protein, whose translation MESKNVPLVAELLRDAPKNWGKWGPDDEVGSLNYLTPAEVLRGVASVRSGKTFTLQIQMGNPAGDPVWPGRSQARRLNVMDKGHYLCGKGPKFPGEAEYADDMMIMYLQGSTQYDALGHVWYGDQLWNGYDAKSTIGGLEKASILPIAERGVVGRGVLIDMARHRGKDVLAPGETFTHLDLLAAAEMQGVRIEKRDILVIRTGWIGSFYKRDQAEFYREFVEPGLTYSPELVEWFHRMEIPNLVTDTIANEVTVDPVSGVALPLHNALMRNLGVTLTEIAQLDPLAADCADDQQWTFLYTAAPLKVVNGSGAPVNPVVIK comes from the coding sequence ATGGAATCGAAGAACGTCCCGCTGGTAGCCGAGTTGTTGCGCGATGCGCCGAAGAACTGGGGCAAATGGGGGCCGGATGACGAGGTCGGGTCGCTGAACTATCTCACCCCGGCCGAGGTGCTGCGCGGCGTGGCCTCCGTGCGCTCCGGCAAGACCTTCACCCTGCAGATCCAGATGGGAAACCCCGCCGGCGACCCGGTCTGGCCCGGGCGTTCGCAGGCGCGCCGCCTCAACGTGATGGACAAGGGCCACTATCTTTGCGGCAAGGGCCCGAAGTTCCCCGGCGAGGCCGAGTACGCCGACGACATGATGATCATGTACCTGCAGGGCTCGACCCAGTACGACGCCCTGGGCCATGTCTGGTACGGTGATCAGCTGTGGAACGGCTACGACGCCAAATCGACCATCGGCGGCCTGGAAAAAGCCAGCATCCTGCCGATCGCGGAGCGCGGCGTGGTCGGCCGCGGCGTGCTGATCGACATGGCGCGCCACCGCGGCAAGGACGTGCTCGCCCCGGGCGAGACCTTCACCCACCTCGACTTGCTCGCCGCCGCCGAGATGCAGGGCGTGCGCATCGAGAAACGCGACATCCTGGTGATCCGCACCGGCTGGATCGGCTCCTTCTACAAGCGCGACCAGGCTGAGTTCTATCGTGAGTTCGTCGAGCCGGGCCTGACCTACAGCCCGGAACTGGTCGAGTGGTTCCATCGCATGGAGATCCCCAACCTCGTCACCGACACGATTGCCAACGAGGTGACCGTGGACCCGGTCTCGGGCGTTGCCTTGCCGCTGCACAATGCGCTGATGCGCAACCTGGGCGTCACCCTGACCGAGATCGCCCAGCTGGACCCGCTCGCCGCGGACTGCGCGGACGATCAGCAGTGGACCTTCCTGTATACGGCAGCACCGCTCAAGGTAGTGAACGGCAGCGGCGCACCGGTCAACCCGGTGGTCATCAAGTAA
- a CDS encoding class I adenylate-forming enzyme family protein, protein MTPYEEKPWLSSYNAGQPHTITPQFTDALSIFRAAADRAPASAAIHYFDATLSYAEVDALSDALAVALSSRGCTRGERVALYLQNVPQFVIGLVAAWKLSAIAVPVNPMNRARELRLVLADSGAKVLICHESLYADVVSGLFDAERRGQGDAAAPLALPAVITTSELDFQTRADPRLFAATRRQPAEGVPDLLALVREYLGQRPAPVKLAADDIAMLVYTSGTTGVPKGAMNTHGNVAFNAQVYRDWIGLAEGGPILGVAPLFHITGLVGHVAAAFICAAPLVLACRFEPGVILEAIRDRRVEFTIGSITVFIALMNHPEATRAHFATLGKIYSGGAPIPPSVVEQFRAKFGHYIHNGYGLTETNSPTHVVPLGREAPVDPASGTLAIGVPAFNVDSFIGDDAGAPVPVGEVGEIISRGPMIVPGYWNKPEETAKAMAGGYFHTGDVGFMDAQGWFYLVDRKKDMIVAAGYKVWPREVEDVLYTHPAVREAAVVGIPDAYRGETVKAVVSLKPQASVTPEALLAWCKERMAAYKYPRVVEIIDELPKTVTGKILRRELRG, encoded by the coding sequence ATGACGCCCTATGAAGAGAAGCCCTGGCTCTCCAGCTACAACGCCGGCCAGCCGCACACCATCACCCCGCAATTTACCGACGCATTGTCCATTTTCCGGGCCGCAGCGGACCGCGCGCCGGCCAGTGCGGCAATCCACTACTTCGACGCCACGCTCAGCTATGCCGAGGTCGATGCGCTCTCCGATGCGCTGGCGGTAGCGCTATCATCGCGCGGCTGCACGCGCGGCGAGCGGGTTGCGCTGTACCTGCAGAACGTGCCGCAGTTTGTCATCGGGCTGGTTGCCGCGTGGAAGCTCAGCGCCATCGCGGTGCCGGTCAACCCGATGAACCGCGCACGCGAATTGCGCCTGGTGCTGGCCGACTCCGGCGCGAAAGTACTGATCTGCCACGAATCGCTCTACGCCGATGTGGTGAGCGGGCTGTTCGACGCCGAGCGGCGCGGCCAGGGCGACGCTGCCGCGCCCCTTGCGCTGCCGGCGGTGATCACCACGTCCGAGCTAGATTTCCAGACGCGTGCCGATCCGCGCCTGTTTGCCGCGACCCGGCGCCAGCCCGCCGAGGGCGTGCCCGATCTGCTGGCGCTGGTGCGAGAGTACCTGGGCCAGAGGCCAGCGCCGGTCAAGCTCGCGGCAGACGATATCGCGATGCTGGTGTACACCTCTGGCACCACCGGCGTGCCCAAGGGCGCGATGAACACCCACGGCAATGTTGCTTTCAATGCGCAGGTGTACCGCGACTGGATCGGCTTGGCGGAGGGCGGCCCGATCCTGGGCGTGGCGCCGCTGTTCCATATCACCGGACTGGTGGGCCACGTGGCTGCCGCGTTCATCTGCGCCGCGCCGCTGGTGCTGGCTTGCCGCTTCGAGCCGGGCGTGATTCTGGAGGCCATCCGCGACCGTCGGGTCGAGTTCACCATCGGCTCGATCACGGTCTTCATCGCGCTGATGAACCATCCCGAGGCGACCCGCGCGCATTTCGCCACGCTGGGCAAGATCTACTCGGGCGGCGCACCGATCCCGCCGAGCGTGGTGGAGCAGTTCCGCGCCAAGTTTGGGCACTATATCCACAACGGCTACGGCCTGACCGAGACCAACTCGCCCACCCACGTGGTGCCGCTGGGCCGGGAGGCGCCGGTGGACCCGGCCTCCGGCACGCTGGCGATCGGCGTTCCCGCCTTCAACGTCGACTCTTTCATCGGCGACGATGCGGGCGCGCCGGTGCCGGTGGGCGAGGTCGGCGAGATCATTTCGCGCGGGCCGATGATCGTGCCGGGCTACTGGAACAAGCCGGAAGAGACGGCAAAGGCCATGGCGGGCGGCTATTTCCACACCGGCGATGTTGGTTTCATGGACGCGCAAGGCTGGTTCTACCTCGTCGACCGCAAGAAGGACATGATCGTCGCCGCCGGCTACAAAGTCTGGCCGCGCGAGGTGGAAGACGTCTTGTATACGCATCCCGCGGTGCGCGAGGCGGCCGTGGTGGGCATCCCCGACGCGTATCGCGGCGAGACGGTGAAGGCCGTGGTCAGCCTGAAACCGCAGGCCAGCGTCACGCCGGAAGCGCTGCTGGCCTGGTGCAAGGAGCGCATGGCAGCCTATAAATACCCGCGCGTGGTGGAGATCATCGACGAATTGCCGAAGACGGTCACGGGCAAGATCCTGCGGCGAGAGCTGCGCGGCTGA
- a CDS encoding DUF1338 domain-containing protein: MTKPNLQRLLETVCGETQAAELLQLMNVSPQLLSSTSELASRAEVAQALNMVLFAGILERVPTGMAYTRDVIQAGGQVVFDHGALRTVKWDCGSLPSGEIAFTRILGPLGYRLNGTYPLERIGMTGRSYAHADLPDDIAQYFLSELHPERFSADFQSAVSRVVSKSVDPLGDEAVAQLALLERDASLPMADAARLVPQLAACFARQHAEPALADYELLLKESAEMAWISTEGNAFNHATDRVADVRAVADAQRSLGRPIKDSVEVSRSGRVLQTAFKADPVERGFVGADGVVVKRSVPGSFYEFITRDFVPATEAAGGTLDLSFDAGNAQGIFKMTAAC; this comes from the coding sequence ATGACGAAGCCGAATCTGCAACGCCTCCTCGAGACCGTTTGTGGCGAAACCCAGGCAGCCGAGTTGCTGCAATTGATGAATGTTTCCCCGCAACTGCTGTCTTCTACCAGCGAACTGGCCAGCCGTGCCGAAGTGGCGCAGGCGCTCAATATGGTGCTGTTCGCCGGCATTCTCGAACGCGTGCCGACCGGCATGGCCTATACCCGCGACGTGATCCAGGCGGGCGGGCAAGTGGTGTTCGACCACGGCGCGCTGCGCACGGTGAAGTGGGATTGCGGCAGCCTGCCCTCGGGCGAGATCGCTTTCACGCGCATCCTGGGCCCGCTGGGCTACCGCCTCAACGGCACCTATCCGCTCGAGCGCATCGGCATGACCGGCCGCTCCTACGCGCATGCCGACCTGCCTGACGACATCGCCCAGTACTTCCTGAGCGAGCTGCATCCCGAGCGTTTCAGCGCTGATTTCCAGTCCGCCGTGTCGCGCGTGGTGTCGAAGTCCGTCGATCCGCTCGGCGACGAAGCCGTCGCGCAACTGGCCCTGCTCGAGCGCGATGCGAGCCTGCCGATGGCCGACGCCGCACGCCTGGTGCCGCAACTGGCAGCCTGCTTCGCCCGCCAACATGCCGAGCCGGCGCTGGCCGACTATGAATTGCTGCTGAAGGAATCGGCCGAGATGGCCTGGATTTCCACCGAGGGCAATGCCTTCAACCACGCCACCGACCGCGTGGCGGATGTGCGTGCCGTGGCGGACGCGCAGCGCAGCCTTGGCCGCCCGATCAAGGATTCGGTGGAAGTGTCGCGCTCCGGGCGGGTCCTGCAGACGGCATTCAAGGCCGATCCGGTGGAGCGCGGGTTTGTCGGCGCCGACGGCGTGGTGGTCAAGCGCAGCGTGCCGGGCTCGTTCTACGAGTTCATCACGCGCGATTTCGTGCCTGCGACGGAGGCAGCTGGCGGCACGTTGGATCTGTCGTTCGATGCTGGCAATGCGCAAGGCATCTTCAAGATGACGGCGGCCTGCTAA
- a CDS encoding HU family DNA-binding protein: MATKANPTAKTATKTAAKKAPATKAAPVKAAAKKAAPAKKAAPAAAVTPRPLKDTFNKSSLVAHLVAQTQLDAKAVKTVLAHLENTIVSALHKKGAGEFTLPGLMKVTAQQVPAKKKRFGKDPFSGEERWFPAKPASVKVKVRPLKKLKDAAAA, encoded by the coding sequence ATGGCGACCAAAGCGAATCCGACCGCGAAGACTGCAACCAAGACCGCTGCCAAGAAGGCACCGGCAACCAAAGCCGCTCCCGTAAAGGCTGCTGCCAAGAAGGCCGCGCCGGCCAAGAAGGCTGCTCCGGCTGCCGCGGTGACCCCGCGCCCGCTGAAGGACACCTTCAACAAGTCGAGCCTGGTCGCTCACCTGGTAGCACAGACCCAGCTGGACGCCAAGGCCGTGAAGACGGTGCTGGCCCATCTGGAAAACACCATCGTCAGCGCGCTGCACAAGAAGGGCGCCGGCGAATTCACGCTGCCCGGCCTGATGAAGGTCACGGCTCAGCAAGTACCGGCCAAGAAGAAGCGCTTCGGCAAGGACCCGTTCTCCGGTGAAGAGCGTTGGTTCCCGGCCAAGCCCGCTAGCGTCAAGGTCAAGGTACGCCCGCTGAAGAAGCTGAAGGACGCAGCTGCCGCCTGA
- a CDS encoding response regulator transcription factor: protein MRILLVEDEAMLAAQIHASLVGAGYAVDTAADGIDAWHLGAEEPYDAVVLDLGLPGLDGLSVLRRWRAAQVNLPVLILTARDSWTDKVEGIDAGADDYLAKPFRMEELLARIRALIRRAHGMSTPELACGPVRLNARTGVATVDGAAVVLTAHEFKVLDYLMHHPGAIISKAVLTEHIYAQDFDRDSNTIEVFIGRLRRKLGVDVIETVRGQGYRLRPPTSPDAPATATNAAN, encoded by the coding sequence ATGCGCATCCTCCTGGTAGAAGACGAGGCCATGCTGGCCGCCCAGATCCACGCCAGCCTTGTGGGCGCGGGGTACGCCGTCGATACGGCAGCGGACGGCATCGATGCCTGGCACCTGGGCGCCGAAGAGCCGTACGATGCCGTGGTGCTCGACCTTGGCCTGCCCGGGCTCGACGGCCTGTCCGTGCTGCGCCGCTGGCGCGCGGCACAGGTGAACCTGCCGGTGCTGATCCTGACCGCGCGCGACAGCTGGACCGACAAGGTGGAAGGCATCGATGCCGGGGCCGACGACTATCTCGCCAAGCCCTTTCGCATGGAAGAGTTGCTGGCCCGCATCCGCGCGCTGATCCGCCGCGCCCATGGCATGTCCACGCCCGAGCTGGCCTGCGGCCCGGTGCGCCTGAACGCGCGCACGGGCGTGGCAACCGTCGACGGCGCCGCGGTGGTGCTGACCGCCCATGAGTTCAAGGTGCTGGATTACCTGATGCACCACCCGGGCGCGATCATCAGCAAGGCCGTGCTGACCGAGCACATCTATGCGCAGGATTTCGACCGCGACAGCAACACCATCGAAGTCTTTATCGGACGGCTGCGGCGCAAACTCGGCGTGGACGTCATCGAGACCGTGCGCGGACAAGGCTACCGCCTGCGCCCGCCGACGTCTCCCGATGCCCCCGCAACCGCCACAAACGCCGCCAACTGA
- a CDS encoding alpha/beta hydrolase gives MPSIQCRLWRLALRLVRRKQRFSSAQALHEEIRRRRKIGRANPTARLLARHAVSMEPVAGVEVYTVRPRGNDSGRQILYLHGGGYVFDIVSQHWDFIGKLVDALGATVTVPIYPLAPEHTHREVFAGLLPLYDQLVRANPPASLTVMGDSAGGGMALALAQVARDTGRALPGGLVLLSPFLDATGSNPDIDALEPLDPMLSKLGGIECGRVYAGGDPVTLAQVSPIYGSLRGLPPVTLFIGTHDVLLPDCRAYRALAQEQGLPLRYYEYEGMFHVWMLLPMPESNAAFAQIVAAVQADEAPQQQPEVRAGQGAATGYQPM, from the coding sequence ATGCCTAGCATCCAGTGCCGCCTGTGGCGGCTTGCCTTGCGCCTGGTCCGGCGCAAACAGCGTTTTTCCAGCGCGCAGGCGCTGCACGAGGAGATTCGCCGCCGCCGCAAGATCGGCCGCGCGAATCCCACGGCGCGCTTGCTGGCGCGCCATGCGGTGAGCATGGAACCTGTGGCCGGCGTCGAGGTCTACACCGTGCGCCCGCGGGGCAACGACAGCGGCAGGCAAATCCTCTATCTCCATGGCGGCGGCTACGTCTTCGATATCGTCAGCCAGCACTGGGACTTCATCGGCAAGCTGGTGGACGCGCTCGGCGCGACGGTGACCGTGCCGATCTATCCGCTGGCGCCCGAGCATACCCATCGTGAAGTCTTTGCCGGACTGCTGCCGCTCTACGACCAGTTGGTCCGCGCCAATCCGCCCGCCAGCCTGACCGTCATGGGCGACTCCGCCGGCGGCGGCATGGCACTCGCGCTGGCCCAGGTGGCCAGGGATACCGGGCGCGCGCTGCCTGGCGGCCTGGTCTTGCTGTCGCCGTTCCTGGATGCCACCGGCAGCAACCCGGACATTGATGCGCTCGAACCGCTTGACCCGATGTTGTCGAAGCTCGGCGGCATCGAGTGCGGGCGCGTCTATGCCGGCGGCGATCCCGTCACGCTTGCACAGGTCAGCCCCATCTACGGTAGCCTGCGCGGCTTGCCTCCGGTCACGCTTTTCATCGGCACCCACGACGTCCTGCTGCCGGACTGCCGCGCTTATCGCGCGCTTGCGCAGGAACAGGGCCTGCCGCTGCGCTACTACGAATACGAGGGCATGTTCCACGTGTGGATGCTGTTGCCGATGCCGGAATCCAATGCCGCCTTCGCGCAGATCGTCGCCGCGGTGCAGGCCGATGAAGCCCCGCAGCAGCAGCCGGAGGTGCGCGCCGGGCAGGGCGCTGCAACCGGGTATCAGCCGATGTAA